One window of Treponema denticola genomic DNA carries:
- the rhuM gene encoding RhuM family protein encodes MNKEIKNDNGEILIYNTEDGLTKIDVHFVDETVWLSQQQMSDLFQTSRTNVVEHIKNIYEEELDENSTCRKFRQVRTEGNRTVTREIPFYNLDMIISLGYRVKSRIATNFRKWATERLKEYIIKGFAIDDDRLKNLGGSNYFKELLDRIRDIRSSEKVFYRQLLDLFATSIDYNANTEEAKLFFATVQNKMHYAIHNHTAAELIYGRVDSEKEFMGLTIFKGELPTLKKAKTAKNYLTEKNDLNELKHLETLAKKGGTKK; translated from the coding sequence ATGAATAAAGAAATAAAAAATGATAATGGTGAAATTCTAATTTATAATACGGAAGATGGTTTAACAAAAATAGACGTTCATTTTGTTGATGAAACGGTTTGGTTATCACAACAACAAATGTCCGACTTATTTCAAACATCAAGAACTAATGTGGTTGAACATATTAAAAATATATATGAAGAAGAGTTGGATGAAAATTCAACCTGTCGGAAATTCCGACAGGTTCGTACAGAGGGCAATCGCACTGTTACAAGAGAAATACCGTTTTATAATCTGGATATGATAATTTCGCTCGGCTATAGAGTGAAATCAAGAATTGCAACCAATTTTAGAAAGTGGGCTACAGAAAGGCTAAAAGAGTATATCATCAAAGGTTTTGCGATAGACGATGATAGACTCAAAAACCTTGGAGGCAGCAATTACTTTAAAGAACTTTTAGACAGAATCAGGGATATCCGTTCAAGCGAAAAGGTTTTTTACCGGCAACTTTTGGATTTATTTGCCACTAGCATCGACTACAACGCGAATACCGAAGAAGCCAAATTATTTTTTGCAACCGTACAAAACAAGATGCATTATGCGATACACAATCACACGGCAGCCGAATTGATTTACGGCCGAGTAGACAGCGAAAAAGAGTTTATGGGACTTACCATATTTAAAGGAGAACTTCCCACCTTAAAAAAAGCTAAAACGGCAAAAAACTATCTTACGGAAAAAAACGATCTAAATGAATTAAAACACCTCGAAACCCTTGCTAAAAAAGGCGGCACAAAAAAATGA
- the recF gene encoding DNA replication/repair protein RecF (All proteins in this family for which functions are known are DNA-binding proteins that assist the filamentation of RecA onto DNA for the initiation of recombination or recombinational repair.) — MPFLSASFYNFRNLENATVDISSPEVFLVGKNGQGKTNFLEALYVSSYGTSFRTRSLAQICTKDEKEFSIRALYKESDNISHTISIIIQDKKKDIQKNFKKIKNSKELISTIPCILFHGDDIEFAVGTPSRKRFFIDQSVSLCNSDFIEALVKYSKALKSRNIILEQKKASLLDSIDEIFASLALLITNERKNIVEEYAKYFSLIYEEISGVSGVEMVYRPSIKVESEEDLLILLAEKRQNDLIDRTSSIGPHRDRIHFIKDKKPFTERASNGQRRLISLVLRMIQAKIYSEKTGRKPIFLMDDILLELDPEKRQKFMELLPPYEQLFCTFLPGEPYKNYQKENTKIFFVEDGKFSVERE, encoded by the coding sequence GTGCCCTTTCTTTCCGCCTCTTTCTATAATTTTAGAAATCTGGAAAATGCCACAGTAGATATTTCTTCCCCTGAAGTTTTTTTAGTAGGAAAAAACGGACAGGGGAAAACTAATTTTTTAGAAGCTCTATATGTTTCTTCTTATGGGACTTCTTTTAGAACCCGCTCTTTAGCTCAAATATGTACAAAAGATGAAAAAGAATTCAGTATAAGGGCTCTTTACAAAGAAAGCGATAATATAAGTCATACTATTTCGATAATAATTCAAGATAAAAAAAAAGACATTCAAAAGAATTTTAAAAAAATTAAAAACTCTAAGGAATTGATAAGCACTATTCCCTGTATTTTGTTTCATGGTGATGATATAGAATTTGCCGTCGGAACTCCTTCAAGGAAGAGGTTTTTTATAGATCAATCGGTTTCGCTGTGTAATTCCGACTTTATAGAAGCCTTAGTAAAATATTCAAAGGCTCTAAAATCAAGAAATATAATTTTAGAACAAAAAAAGGCTTCTCTTTTAGATTCTATAGATGAAATTTTTGCTTCCCTTGCTCTTTTAATCACAAACGAAAGAAAAAACATTGTAGAAGAGTATGCAAAGTATTTTTCTTTAATCTATGAAGAGATAAGCGGCGTTTCCGGTGTAGAAATGGTTTACCGTCCCTCGATTAAGGTAGAAAGTGAAGAAGATTTGCTTATCTTGCTTGCAGAAAAACGCCAAAACGATTTGATTGATAGAACAAGCTCTATAGGCCCCCACCGCGATCGCATTCATTTTATAAAGGATAAAAAGCCCTTTACCGAAAGAGCCTCAAACGGCCAAAGGCGGCTTATCTCCCTTGTTTTAAGAATGATTCAAGCCAAAATCTATTCCGAAAAAACCGGCCGAAAACCTATTTTTTTGATGGACGATATTCTTCTAGAACTCGACCCCGAAAAACGCCAAAAATTCATGGAACTCCTCCCCCCCTACGAACAACTCTTTTGCACCTTCCTCCCCGGTGAACCCTACAAAAACTATCAAAAAGAAAACACTAAAATATTTTTTGTTGAAGATGGAAAGTTTAGTGTGGAGAGGGAGTAG
- a CDS encoding restriction endonuclease subunit S: MISNDYFVLLKEAADIVGIKIFGVEWKTLGNIGSFENGIGMPKVLFNENGTVGAIHYGHIYTKYNIFVNNPIVKVTKQAAETLKKVKKGDLVIAKTSENVDDVMKTIAYLGDKDAVTGGHAAVFRHKENPKYLSYVFNGANYMIKQKNKLARGVKVIELSITGMEKIIIPLPSLAVQEYIVSILDKFDTLIHNISEGLPKEIEQRKKQYEYYRGELLNFPKAN, translated from the coding sequence TTGATATCAAATGATTATTTTGTTTTATTAAAAGAGGCTGCGGATATTGTGGGTATAAAAATTTTTGGTGTAGAATGGAAAACACTTGGTAATATCGGAAGTTTTGAAAATGGTATAGGAATGCCGAAAGTTTTATTTAATGAAAACGGAACTGTAGGAGCAATTCACTATGGACATATCTATACAAAGTATAATATATTTGTGAATAATCCAATTGTAAAAGTAACTAAGCAAGCTGCTGAAACACTTAAAAAAGTAAAAAAAGGAGATTTGGTAATCGCAAAAACATCTGAAAATGTAGATGATGTTATGAAAACTATAGCATATTTAGGTGATAAAGACGCTGTAACAGGCGGACATGCGGCCGTTTTTAGACATAAAGAAAATCCCAAATATTTATCATATGTTTTTAACGGGGCAAACTATATGATAAAGCAAAAGAATAAATTGGCAAGGGGAGTTAAAGTGATAGAGCTGTCAATCACGGGCATGGAAAAAATAATAATCCCCCTCCCCTCTCTCGCTGTTCAAGAATACATCGTATCCATCCTTGATAAATTCGATACATTAATACATAATATCTCGGAAGGACTGCCAAAAGAAATTGAACAAAGAAAAAAACAATATGAATATTATCGGGGGGAATTGCTGAATTTCCCAAAAGCAAATTAA
- a CDS encoding O-acetyl-ADP-ribose deacetylase, which produces MENTSTLIEIINADITKLKVDAIVNAANTTLLGGSGVDGAIHAAAGPELLEECRTLKGCKTGEAKITGAYKLPSKYVIHTPGPVYENGKNGEAELLANSYRSCLNLAFEYGCKSIAFPCISTGVYGYPKEEAAKIALNEISSFLKEHKDCMKVFIVCFGKENEEIYKKIMRKNYTT; this is translated from the coding sequence ATGGAAAATACAAGTACTTTAATAGAAATAATAAATGCCGATATTACAAAATTAAAAGTAGATGCTATCGTAAACGCTGCAAATACTACTCTTTTAGGCGGAAGCGGTGTTGACGGGGCTATTCATGCCGCTGCAGGCCCTGAATTATTGGAAGAATGTAGAACCTTAAAGGGCTGTAAAACAGGGGAAGCTAAGATAACGGGAGCTTATAAACTTCCTTCAAAATATGTGATTCATACTCCCGGTCCTGTTTATGAGAACGGAAAAAACGGAGAGGCGGAACTTTTAGCGAATTCTTATAGGTCTTGTTTGAATTTAGCTTTTGAATACGGCTGTAAATCCATAGCTTTTCCTTGTATAAGTACCGGAGTTTATGGTTATCCTAAAGAAGAAGCTGCAAAAATAGCCTTAAATGAGATTTCCTCGTTTTTAAAAGAACATAAGGATTGTATGAAGGTTTTTATCGTATGCTTTGGAAAGGAAAATGAGGAGATTTATAAGAAAATAATGAGAAAAAATTATACTACATAA
- a CDS encoding Fic family protein, giving the protein MDIKDFKSGSLKQGYKYQYFMPEKINHDFSWEDPSINTLLEKASFHLGALNSFSSLVPDADMFIIMHIFKEAVISNRIEGTRTNIEEALNEQDNLDPEKRNDWQEVHNYVKAMNNAIQELENLPLSNRLIKNTHKILLSTGRGEHKSPGEFRISQNWIGGTTLSDAVFIPPAHEELPELLSDLELFLNNTNINIPHLIRIAIAHYQFETIHPFLDGNGRIGRLLISLYLVHSKVLQKPLLYLSDFFEKNKTLYYDNLTFVRTKNDMSQWIKYFLEGVSQTAENSAQTLKKIIELKTDLEKNKLLSLGKRTKTANEFLYFLFHSPVITSTALQKEMKITAKTANSLIDAFIGLNILKERTGYSRNRIFVFDKYVELFM; this is encoded by the coding sequence ATGGATATAAAAGACTTTAAATCCGGCAGCTTAAAACAAGGATATAAATATCAATATTTTATGCCTGAAAAGATCAATCATGATTTTTCATGGGAAGATCCCTCTATTAACACTCTTTTAGAAAAAGCTTCTTTTCATTTAGGTGCGTTAAATTCTTTTTCATCTCTGGTTCCCGATGCAGATATGTTTATCATAATGCATATTTTTAAAGAAGCCGTTATATCAAACCGTATTGAAGGAACTCGAACAAATATTGAAGAAGCATTAAATGAACAAGACAATTTAGACCCCGAAAAAAGAAACGATTGGCAGGAAGTTCATAATTATGTAAAAGCCATGAATAACGCAATACAGGAGCTTGAAAATTTACCCCTTTCAAATCGTCTGATTAAAAATACTCATAAAATATTGCTTTCAACCGGAAGAGGAGAACATAAAAGTCCGGGAGAATTCCGGATTTCTCAAAATTGGATAGGTGGGACAACTCTTTCGGATGCAGTTTTTATTCCTCCTGCACATGAAGAACTTCCCGAGCTTTTATCGGACTTGGAGCTTTTTTTAAATAATACCAATATCAACATTCCGCACTTAATACGTATTGCAATAGCCCACTACCAATTTGAAACGATACATCCATTTTTAGACGGAAATGGACGAATTGGCAGACTTTTGATAAGTCTTTATTTGGTACACAGTAAGGTCTTACAAAAACCGCTTTTATATCTTTCCGATTTTTTTGAAAAAAATAAAACCCTTTATTATGATAACCTCACCTTTGTGCGGACAAAAAATGATATGTCTCAATGGATAAAGTACTTTTTAGAGGGAGTAAGTCAAACTGCCGAAAATTCGGCACAAACCTTAAAGAAAATAATTGAGCTAAAAACCGATTTGGAAAAAAACAAGCTGCTTTCTCTTGGTAAACGTACCAAAACGGCAAATGAATTTTTATATTTCCTTTTTCATAGTCCCGTTATTACAAGTACTGCCCTCCAAAAAGAAATGAAAATTACAGCCAAAACAGCCAATAGCTTAATAGATGCCTTTATCGGACTGAATATACTAAAAGAACGTACAGGATATTCACGAAATAGAATATTTGTTTTTGATAAATACGTCGAGCTTTTTATGTAG
- the dnaN gene encoding DNA polymerase III subunit beta, with the protein MKISFDRDTLLKEISIAQEIIATKTALTILSNVLLSVKDGSLTIKATDIKVSFETKIPVNIIEEGSTTVFCDKFAGILSSLPSGEVEIEQKDQKITIKSVVKKAKFQLKTIPENDFPAFTEPTNVNFFNIPTKEFKEMIHQTIFSVSDDETRYFMNGVYIENKEDTLYFVATDGRRLAHIKKNFGIPIPEFKGVIVPPKILNIINKRASDEGNIEVGIGEKNIFFNFNSYKFSSVLIDGQFPNYERVIPENQNLSFEVSRMEFIEALKRVSLLVELKTRRIFLNILPGSLIISSQENEIGSAREEIPCKYDGQEVMLALNYVYIEDPLKTITSDRIKVEFTEAMKAITLKPEPEEDFFHIIMPMQTE; encoded by the coding sequence ATGAAAATAAGTTTTGACAGAGACACTCTTTTAAAAGAAATATCCATCGCTCAGGAAATTATCGCTACAAAAACGGCTTTAACGATTCTCTCAAATGTATTGCTATCGGTTAAAGACGGAAGCCTTACGATAAAGGCCACCGATATAAAGGTCAGCTTTGAAACAAAAATACCCGTAAACATAATCGAAGAAGGCTCAACAACTGTTTTTTGCGATAAATTTGCAGGTATTCTTTCATCTCTGCCATCAGGTGAAGTAGAAATAGAACAAAAAGACCAAAAAATCACGATAAAATCGGTAGTAAAAAAGGCAAAATTCCAACTTAAAACAATACCTGAAAACGACTTCCCAGCCTTTACGGAACCTACAAATGTAAACTTCTTTAATATTCCCACAAAGGAATTTAAAGAAATGATTCATCAAACTATTTTTTCGGTTTCGGATGATGAAACACGCTATTTTATGAACGGTGTTTATATCGAAAACAAAGAAGATACCTTATATTTTGTTGCAACTGACGGAAGGCGTCTTGCTCATATCAAGAAAAATTTCGGAATACCTATTCCCGAATTTAAAGGAGTAATTGTTCCTCCTAAAATTTTAAACATCATCAACAAAAGAGCATCTGACGAAGGAAATATAGAAGTAGGAATCGGTGAAAAAAACATATTCTTTAATTTTAATTCTTATAAATTTTCTTCTGTTTTGATTGACGGTCAATTCCCCAATTATGAAAGAGTAATCCCTGAAAATCAGAACCTTTCTTTTGAAGTTTCAAGAATGGAATTTATAGAAGCCTTAAAACGCGTTTCTCTTTTGGTAGAATTAAAAACAAGAAGAATATTTTTAAATATTCTTCCCGGTTCTCTTATTATTTCTTCTCAAGAAAATGAAATAGGAAGCGCACGCGAAGAAATTCCTTGTAAATATGACGGTCAAGAAGTTATGCTGGCCTTAAACTATGTTTACATAGAAGATCCTTTAAAGACCATCACTTCAGACAGAATAAAGGTAGAATTTACCGAAGCTATGAAGGCTATAACCTTAAAACCTGAACCTGAAGAAGACTTTTTCCATATAATAATGCCTATGCAGACGGAGTAA
- a CDS encoding type I restriction endonuclease subunit R translates to MPEDSIKYGTSTIAEMTNGIILAHFEKGLYAEETSYQSESELEQTMIDNLVSQGYERLAIRSNEDLYANLKIQIEKLNGITFSLEEWNRFLQEYLDAPNDGMIEKTRKVQENHVYDFIFDDGHVKNIKIIDKKNIHNNFLQVINQVVGEGTKRNRYDVTVLVNGLPLVHIELKKRGVNLHEAFNQIHRYSKESFNSNNSLYKYVQIFVISNGTYTRYFANTTAQNKNNYEFTCEWADAKNRIIRDLEDFTKTFFEKRVILEVLTKYCVFDVNNTLLIMRPYQIAAAERILWKIKSSYEAKKAGKQGAGGFIWHTTGSGKTLTSFKAARLATELNFIGKIFFVVDRKDLDYQTMKEYQRFQPDSVNGSKDTKKLKESIEKDDNRIVVTTIQKLNEFVKKNPSHEIYDKHCVLIFDECHRSQFGEAQKNIRKSFKKHYQFGFTGTPIFPENSFGGDTTSGIFGAQLHSYVITDAIRDGKVLKFKVDYNNITPKFKTAEKEEDEKKLAALEKKMLLHPERIAEITKHILKVFDTKTHRNEYYDLKHRRLNGFNAMFAVQSIEAAKLYYEEFQKQQENLPEEKKLKIATIYSFAANEEQAAIGEISEENFDVSAMDSTSKEFLDKVIADYNGYFKTNFSTNGYEFQNYYKDLSLKVKDKEVDLLIVVGMFLTGFDAPTLNTLFVDKNLKFHGLIQAFSRTNRILNKVKTFGNIVCFRDLEKATQDAIKTFGDENSVNIILEKSYEEYIHGFTDEETGAVIKGYIEICNELTTKFPDPAEIVRESEKKEFVRLFGELLQAENILRNFDEFENFERIISERQMQDMKSVYVDIREAVFNSQRHDKIGGEYIDFSDIEFQIDLLKTDEINLDYILALIFEKSKGNDDIENLKSEVRRVIRSSLGTRAKEELIMDFINKTKLSELKNTDDILENFYSFAKKEKENKIKNLVEEEKLKEESRRFIEKAIGRGYVEYAGDELDRIIPPTSRRHGAREKKKESVLDKIRNIVEVFVGI, encoded by the coding sequence ATGCCTGAAGACAGTATAAAATACGGTACATCTACCATAGCCGAAATGACCAATGGAATTATCTTAGCCCATTTTGAAAAAGGCTTATATGCAGAAGAGACATCATATCAAAGCGAGTCAGAACTTGAACAAACTATGATTGATAATTTGGTTTCGCAAGGCTATGAAAGACTTGCAATAAGATCAAATGAAGACTTATATGCAAATTTAAAAATCCAAATTGAAAAATTAAATGGTATTACATTTTCATTGGAAGAATGGAATCGTTTTTTACAGGAATATTTGGATGCTCCAAACGATGGTATGATCGAAAAAACCCGCAAAGTCCAAGAAAATCATGTTTATGATTTTATCTTTGATGATGGGCATGTAAAAAATATAAAAATCATCGACAAAAAAAATATTCATAATAATTTTTTACAGGTAATAAATCAGGTTGTTGGAGAAGGAACTAAACGCAACCGTTACGATGTAACGGTATTAGTAAACGGCTTACCTCTTGTGCATATTGAATTAAAAAAACGCGGCGTAAATCTCCACGAAGCCTTTAATCAAATCCACCGATACAGTAAAGAAAGCTTTAACAGCAACAATTCCCTATATAAATATGTACAAATTTTTGTTATTTCCAACGGAACATACACCAGATATTTTGCAAATACCACAGCCCAAAATAAAAATAATTATGAATTTACCTGTGAATGGGCGGATGCAAAAAACAGGATTATTCGGGATTTGGAAGATTTTACAAAAACCTTTTTTGAAAAACGGGTTATCCTTGAAGTTCTTACAAAGTATTGCGTATTTGATGTTAATAACACCCTCCTCATTATGAGGCCTTATCAAATTGCAGCAGCCGAACGGATTTTATGGAAAATAAAATCAAGCTATGAAGCAAAAAAAGCAGGAAAGCAAGGAGCAGGCGGTTTTATTTGGCATACAACAGGTTCAGGCAAAACGCTTACCTCTTTTAAAGCTGCACGGCTTGCAACTGAACTGAATTTTATCGGCAAGATATTTTTTGTAGTAGACAGAAAAGATTTGGATTACCAAACCATGAAGGAGTATCAAAGATTTCAACCTGACAGTGTAAACGGAAGCAAGGATACAAAAAAGCTCAAAGAATCAATTGAAAAAGATGACAACCGAATCGTAGTTACCACAATTCAAAAATTGAATGAATTTGTCAAAAAAAATCCTTCTCATGAAATTTATGATAAGCATTGTGTTCTTATATTTGATGAATGTCATCGCTCTCAATTCGGAGAGGCTCAGAAAAATATAAGAAAATCTTTTAAAAAGCATTATCAATTCGGCTTTACGGGAACTCCTATATTCCCCGAAAATTCTTTTGGAGGCGATACTACATCGGGAATATTCGGAGCGCAGCTCCACAGTTATGTTATTACGGATGCAATTCGTGACGGAAAAGTTTTAAAATTTAAGGTTGACTATAATAACATTACGCCAAAATTTAAAACTGCAGAGAAAGAAGAAGACGAAAAAAAATTAGCTGCGTTGGAAAAAAAGATGCTGCTTCATCCTGAGCGGATAGCAGAAATAACAAAACATATTTTAAAAGTATTCGATACAAAGACACATAGAAACGAGTATTATGATTTAAAGCATAGAAGATTAAACGGCTTTAATGCTATGTTTGCTGTACAAAGCATTGAAGCAGCAAAATTATATTATGAAGAATTTCAAAAACAACAAGAAAATTTACCCGAAGAAAAAAAATTAAAAATCGCAACTATTTACAGTTTTGCAGCCAATGAAGAGCAAGCAGCCATCGGCGAAATATCTGAAGAAAATTTTGATGTATCCGCGATGGATTCTACTTCAAAAGAATTTTTAGACAAGGTTATTGCGGATTATAACGGATATTTCAAAACAAACTTTTCGACAAACGGCTATGAGTTTCAAAACTATTACAAAGATTTATCGCTGAAAGTAAAAGATAAAGAAGTCGATCTGCTTATTGTTGTCGGAATGTTTTTAACCGGCTTTGATGCCCCGACATTAAATACATTATTTGTAGACAAAAATCTTAAATTTCACGGACTCATTCAAGCTTTTTCAAGAACAAACCGTATACTAAATAAAGTAAAAACCTTTGGAAATATCGTTTGTTTTAGAGACTTGGAAAAAGCAACTCAAGATGCCATCAAAACTTTTGGCGATGAAAACAGTGTAAATATTATTTTGGAAAAAAGCTATGAAGAATATATACATGGTTTTACTGATGAAGAGACAGGAGCAGTTATAAAAGGCTATATAGAAATATGCAATGAACTTACAACCAAATTTCCCGATCCTGCCGAAATTGTACGCGAATCGGAGAAAAAAGAATTTGTAAGGCTCTTTGGAGAACTATTGCAAGCTGAAAATATTCTAAGAAACTTTGACGAATTTGAAAACTTTGAAAGAATCATCTCCGAAAGACAAATGCAGGATATGAAAAGTGTCTATGTTGATATCAGAGAAGCCGTTTTCAATTCGCAGCGGCACGATAAAATCGGCGGAGAATATATTGATTTTTCAGACATAGAATTCCAAATTGATTTACTTAAAACGGATGAAATAAATTTGGATTATATTTTGGCTTTGATTTTTGAAAAATCAAAAGGTAATGATGATATTGAAAATTTAAAATCAGAAGTTCGCAGGGTTATAAGATCAAGTCTAGGCACTAGAGCAAAAGAAGAATTGATTATGGACTTTATAAACAAAACTAAATTATCCGAATTAAAAAATACCGATGACATACTTGAAAACTTTTACAGTTTTGCAAAAAAGGAAAAAGAAAATAAGATTAAAAATTTAGTCGAAGAAGAAAAATTAAAAGAAGAATCGAGGCGGTTTATAGAAAAAGCCATAGGAAGGGGTTATGTAGAATATGCAGGAGATGAGCTAGATCGCATTATACCGCCTACATCACGCCGTCACGGAGCAAGAGAAAAGAAAAAAGAATCTGTTTTGGATAAAATAAGAAATATCGTTGAAGTATTCGTCGGCATTTAA
- a CDS encoding AAA family ATPase: MEEYNSLTEIAQRIKDSSKKITLLYAFNGTGKTRLSMDFKNLVNEVKDDDAIKHVIYYNAFTEDLFFWDNDLENDNERKLKINKNSEFIDLIERQGKETEIAKRFKEFTFSKIEPDININTGEITFSLPTGDKKAIPNIKISKGEESIFIWTVFFVLMETIISELNIDEISDRSTDEFNSIQYIFIDDPVSSLDDNNLIHLAISLSKVIADSKNDELRFIITTHHALFYNVLFNEFKSERNISGNKKEYCLLQKNDNNRYLLNKQNDAPFGYHLFIKTIIQEAIDNNKIERYHFMLFRNLLEKTATFLGYNSWGDLIAIEKMSEEDKKAYIRFINLFSHNKISDLEAKELKQYEKKLLDVLFNNFKKTYKWKE; encoded by the coding sequence ATGGAAGAATACAATTCTTTAACAGAAATAGCTCAAAGAATAAAAGATTCAAGTAAAAAGATTACTTTACTATATGCGTTTAACGGTACAGGAAAAACCAGATTATCTATGGACTTCAAAAACTTGGTCAATGAGGTAAAAGATGATGATGCAATTAAACATGTAATATATTATAATGCATTTACAGAAGATTTATTTTTTTGGGATAATGATTTAGAGAATGATAATGAAAGAAAATTAAAAATTAATAAAAACTCCGAATTCATTGACCTGATAGAAAGGCAGGGAAAAGAAACCGAAATAGCAAAAAGATTTAAAGAATTTACCTTTTCAAAAATTGAACCGGATATAAATATAAATACCGGAGAGATTACCTTTAGTTTACCGACAGGAGATAAAAAAGCTATCCCAAATATAAAGATTTCTAAAGGCGAAGAAAGTATTTTTATTTGGACTGTATTTTTTGTCCTAATGGAAACGATTATATCTGAACTAAATATTGACGAAATCAGTGATAGAAGTACAGATGAATTCAATTCTATTCAGTATATTTTTATAGATGATCCTGTATCTTCTTTAGATGATAATAATCTAATACATCTGGCTATTTCTCTGAGTAAGGTAATAGCTGATTCAAAAAATGATGAATTAAGGTTTATAATCACAACACATCATGCATTATTTTACAATGTATTGTTTAATGAATTTAAGAGCGAAAGAAATATATCAGGTAATAAAAAAGAATATTGTTTATTACAAAAAAATGATAATAATAGGTATTTGCTTAATAAGCAAAATGATGCACCATTTGGATATCACTTATTTATCAAAACAATAATTCAAGAAGCAATTGATAATAATAAAATTGAGCGATATCATTTTATGCTGTTCAGAAATTTATTAGAGAAAACCGCAACTTTTCTCGGTTATAATAGTTGGGGTGATTTGATTGCGATTGAAAAGATGTCTGAAGAAGATAAAAAAGCATATATAAGATTTATTAATTTATTTTCACATAACAAAATATCAGATTTAGAAGCAAAAGAACTAAAGCAATATGAAAAAAAATTATTGGACGTTTTATTCAATAATTTTAAAAAAACGTATAAATGGAAGGAGTAA
- a CDS encoding restriction endonuclease subunit S: MNKIDEMLKNEKVEWKRLGEVCYIQRGRIISKTYLEQNKGNYPVYSSQTKNNGEIGSIDTYDFDGEYVTWTTDGAYAGTVFYRNEKFSITNICGLISPKNSEYLSTKFITYWLQIEAKKYVKGGSGNPKLMSNVVSDIFIPIPSLQTQEKIVKILDTFTELQTELQTELQTRIKQYSYYRDMLLSEKYLNKISENFFVQSNNIINKIKLSAIVELTRGKRLVRSELYKKGKYPVFQNSLTPLGYYNEKNFCRNKTCIIGAGAAGEIFYQDKDFWAADDVFVLTTNKASNKYLYYFLLNKQNFIKSKVRKASIPRLSRDTLENIEILLPPLELQNKVVQILDKFQSLVEDTKGLLPQEIEQRKKQYEYYRDTLLTSFVKCDADDSRQQTADSRQQTADSRQQTADSRQQTADSRQQTVS; this comes from the coding sequence ATGAATAAGATAGATGAAATGTTGAAAAATGAAAAAGTAGAATGGAAGAGATTGGGAGAGGTTTGTTATATTCAACGAGGTCGTATAATCTCCAAAACATATTTAGAGCAAAATAAAGGAAATTATCCTGTTTATTCATCTCAAACGAAAAATAATGGAGAAATAGGAAGTATAGACACTTATGATTTTGATGGAGAATATGTCACATGGACAACTGATGGAGCATATGCAGGTACAGTATTCTATAGAAATGAAAAATTTTCAATTACTAATATTTGCGGATTAATATCACCTAAAAATTCTGAATATCTATCGACAAAATTTATTACTTATTGGTTACAAATAGAAGCAAAAAAATATGTAAAAGGAGGCTCTGGAAATCCTAAATTAATGAGCAACGTTGTATCAGATATATTTATTCCTATCCCTTCTTTACAAACCCAAGAAAAAATCGTAAAAATACTTGATACCTTTACAGAATTACAAACAGAATTACAAACAGAATTACAAACAAGAATCAAACAATATTCTTATTATCGAGATATGCTGTTAAGTGAAAAGTATTTAAATAAGATTTCTGAAAATTTTTTTGTACAATCAAATAATATAATCAATAAAATAAAATTAAGTGCAATAGTCGAATTAACTCGAGGCAAAAGATTAGTAAGAAGTGAACTATACAAAAAAGGTAAATACCCTGTATTTCAAAACAGCTTAACACCTTTAGGCTATTATAATGAGAAGAATTTTTGTAGAAATAAAACCTGTATTATAGGAGCAGGAGCAGCCGGAGAAATTTTTTATCAAGATAAAGATTTTTGGGCAGCTGATGATGTCTTTGTTCTGACAACAAACAAAGCTTCCAACAAATATTTATATTATTTCCTGTTAAATAAACAAAATTTTATAAAATCAAAAGTCAGAAAAGCGAGTATACCGAGATTATCACGAGATACACTTGAAAATATAGAAATTTTACTGCCTCCGTTAGAACTCCAAAACAAAGTAGTACAAATATTAGATAAATTCCAATCATTGGTTGAAGACACAAAAGGCTTACTCCCTCAAGAAATTGAACAAAGGAAAAAACAATATGAATATTATCGTGACACCCTCTTGACATCTTTTGTAAAATGTGATGCTGACGACAGCAGACAGCAGACAGCAGACAGCAGACAGCAGACAGCAGACAGCAGACAGCAGACAGCAGACAGCAGACAGCAGACAGCAGACAGCAGACAGCAGACAGTCAGTTGA